GTTTTAAAAAAAATACATTTTTTAAATTATCAAGAATCCATTCAGTAAAAATCATTTTCTCCTTGAATAAAGGTTTTAATAAAATTTTATCCTTTTTCTCCATAAGGAAAAATAGAAACTGCTCAAAATTTTCTTCCTTTGAAAAGAATTCAAAAATCTTTGATTTATCAGAGGTAAATATTCTTTTTAATTTAAAAATGCGCTCTTTTTCTTTTCTTTCATAATTATTTTCAAAATTTTCTTTTTCTAAAATTAAGTGGTCAAATTTATTTATAATTTTAATTTTCTTTTCAAGGTCAGGTTTTTTATCTGAAACTTTTTTAAGGGATAAAAAATAAAATTTTTTACCTATTTTTTTCCATTTCCTTGCATATTTCGTATCCGTAGCCTTTTCAAGAAAAAAATCTTCAAATTCATCTTCAATAAAATATCCTTTCCTTAAAAATTTTTCCTTCATTTCTTCATAAAAAAATTTTTCGTCTGTTATAGAGTAGAACTTACCTTCTTCCTTAAGTGAATACCATATAATTTCAGGAAAATCATTCTCATAAATTCTCCTTTCTTTATGTTTTTCTTTTTTGAAAGTAAAAGGAAATAGCATAAATATTTTTTCAAAAAGAAAATTTGGGAAAACGTATTTTAATAAAAATTTTGCATCACCATAAAATAAAAATATATTGGGATGATAGGAAAGTTTTTTAAGGAGAGTTTTTATCATTTTTTTTGAAATTTCAATTCCAACTAAAGGTGATAAAGGGTCAAGGGCAAAAAGATGGATTAAAAAATCTCCTTTACCAAAGCCAATTTCTAAAAATCTTACTGGTTTTGGTCCAAAAAAATTTTTATTTAAGGGAAGTTTTTCATCCTGCCAGAAAACTATCATAGAATATAATTTTAAAATGAAAATTGTTGAAAGGGAAAAAGTTAAAAAAGGAATAAGATTATTATTTTTAATTTTTTTTATTTCTTTTATTTTTGTTTTTTTTCATTCTTTTTCTAAACTGGATATTCAATATTTTAAAAACATAAAAATTTTCTTTTTGTTTTTATTAATTTTATCTTCCCTTTTTTATATAATTTTTGCTGGTTTAAGTATAAGTTTTGCCTCCTTTTCCTTTAATAAAAAAGTTAATCCTTCATTTTCTATTGAGATTCTTCTTTCAGGATATTTTCTTGCTTCAATAACACCATTTGGTTCAGGAGGTCTTCCCTATCAACTTTTTTTACTTTCAAGAAAAAAATTATCTCTCGGTGAAGGTACTTTTATTTTATATATTTTTGCATTTTTTAAATATTTATTTTTATTTAGCTCTTTAGTTTTAAACTTAAAATTTTTAACAATTAATAAGAATGCTTATATAAGAATGATTTTTTCTTATATAATTTTACTTATAATTTTGATGTTTATTATTCTTTTATTTCTTTTTATTTTTCCAGAAGAAAAACTAAAATTCTTTCCCCTTAAATTTGAAGGGAATTTTAAAAAAATACTTTTTTTCCTTTTTAATGAACTTTTCAATTTTAAAAGGGTTTTCATTGTATTTTTGAAAAATCCTAATTATTTCTTATTATCCCTTTTATTTGCCTTTAAAAGTTTTTTAAGTCTTGTTTTAATTATACCTTTAATTTTTTTTGCTCTTGGAGTAAAAATAGAATTTTTTAAAATTTTTTTAGTTTCATCTTTTATATATGTGCTTTTACTTTTTTCTCCTTCACCTGGTGGAATTGGTTATGCTGAAATAATATCTTTCTTTTTAATCTCAAAAAATCTGGAAAGTTCTCTTATTCCCCTGATTGTGTTTTTGTGGAGATTTTTTTCTTTTTACATTTTTGCATTTTCAGGTGCTTTTTTTATATTATGGAGAATATCAAAATGGAAACTTTAATATTTTCCCTTACGGGTTATTTAATTGGCTCAATTCCTTTTTCTTATATTATAGGCAAATTAAAGGGAGTTGATATAAGAAAGGTTGGAACTTTTAATGTTGGTGGTTCAAATGTATCAAGGACCCTTGGTTTTAAATATGGTTTTTTGGCTTTTATTCTTGATTTCTTAAAAGGGGTAATTTCTGCTTTAATCCCGAAATTTTTGGGTTTTGCTCCTTTTTATTCCTTTTTATCAGGTTTTGCTGCGAGTTTTGGGCATGCTTACCCTATTTTCCTTAAATTTCAAGGTGGAAGGGGTATTGCTACATCCCTTGGTTTTCTTCTTATTTTATTTCCAAAAGAGACTTTAATTTTTTTATTAATTTTTTCACCTTTATTCTTTATAAAAGAGGTTGCTCTTTATATAATTATATTTATTTTTTCTATTTCTCTTTATATTTTTTTAAAATTTAGGGAATTTTCTTTTTTACCTTTAATTTTTTTCATTTTTATTGTTTATAGGAGAGTTCAGTTTGTTTACGGTGATTTAAAAAGTGGGAGGGGATTTTTAAAAAGTTTTATTAACAGGTTTTTATTTGATGCACCTGAAAAAAGGAAATTTTAAATATTTACTTTTTTTAAGTTTCATAATTTATTCCTGCCAGAAAGAAGAAGTAATAGGTGAAATAGAGGGGAGAAAGATTTTTAGAGGGGAACTTGAGGATATTATGAAAATTGAATTTGCCTATGGAAATTATGGAATAAAAGAGGAAGAGGCTTTTTTAATTTTAGTTCAAAAATTAATTGATGTTATTCTTGCTGAAAAGTATGGTGTTGTATTAAGTAAGGAGGATATTTTAAAAGAGGAGGTAAGAATTTTTAAAAATACAAAAGAACCTTCTATTCTATCAAAAATTTATGAATCTGTTTCAGAGAAAGCAAGGAGAGAACTATTTATTAAACCACTGCTTGCAAGGAGAATACTTGAGGAAACTTTCCTAAGGGACACCCTTTTATTTCAAAGAGAGAACTATTTAAAAGCAAAAGAGTATTTAAAAAAATTAAAAAGTTCTAAAGAGATAAAGGATTCAAATTATTTTAACTTTTTGCCAGGGGTTAAAAGTGTTATTTATGAATATATTTCTTCAAAATTTTTAAAAAAAGGGGAATTTAAAGGAGAAAAAAAATATGTAATTTTTGAGGATAAATTTACTTATTATCCTGCTGAAATAAAAAGAGTAGAAAAAGGTTTTTTAATAAGGGGGTTTTATGTTAATAAGAAAGATTTTTATAAGGACTTTTATTTTAAAGAACTTGAAAAAATAAAGGTTTTAGTTTATAATAAAATTTTAAAGAGTAAAATTTTTAATATAATAAATAAAACATTGTGGGAGGGTGTTATAAAATGAAAAAGGATTTTCAGGAGAAACTTGAAGTTTTAAGGAAGAAAGGTTATTTTTTGACCTCTTCAAGGTTAATGATTCTTGAATATTTGAGTGAAAGTACTTCTCATCCTACTGCTGATGAAATATATAATGCATTGAAAGATAGGCTCCCATCCCTCTCAAAGGCTACTGTTTACAATACTCTTAAACTATTTATTGAACTGGGAGTAGCAAGAGAAATCAAGGTTGAAAGGGATAAATCAAGATTTGAAGCAAAAACAGACCCCCATATTCACTTTACATGTGTTAAATGTGGAACAGTTTATGATATTGAAAAAAAGGATATAGTTAAATTTCCTAAAAATATAGAAAATCACAAAGTAATGTTTGGTGATCTTTTGCTATACGGAATTTGCTCATCTTGCCAGAAAAAGGAAAGTTTCTAAGAAGAATTAACAGGTTTGTTACATTTGTAGAATTTAAAAAAAAGAAGGTAAAGGCTTATCTTGCTAATTCAGGAAGATTAAAAGAAGTTTTAACTGAAGGGGCGGAATGTTTGCTTGAGAAAGGTAAGGGAAAGATTCCCTACAAGTTAATTGCAGTTAAGAAGGATGATGTATGGGTTTCAGTTGATTCTCATCTTCCCAATAAATTTTTTTATGAACTTTATAAAAGAAAAGAAATTGATTTTTTAAGAAAAGCAAGATTTCTTTCAAGAGAGTTTAAAATAGATGGTGAAAGGATTGATTTTTTATTTATAAGAGGTAAAAAAAGAATTTTTCTTGAAATAAAGTCCTGTACACTTGTTGAACAAGGTATAGCTATTTTTCCTGATGCTCCTACTATAAGGGGTAAAAGGCATCTTGATTTACTATCAAAATTAAAGGAAAATGGAGATGATGCTTACATAGTTTTTATTGTTCAGAGAAAGGATGCAAAAAGTTTTGCTCCCAATTCCTTTACTCATTTTGATTTTTCAAAAAGTTTATATAGAGCTATGGAAAAGGGAGTGAAGGTATATCTTATTGTTGCAAATTTTAATGATAAAAAAATGAAACTTGAAAAGATTTTTATAAGAAAACTTGATATTTTTGAAATTCTTGTTAATGAGTATCATTTATGGCGATATCCTGAAGTTTTTATTGATTATAAAAAGCTAAAAAAAAATTCCTTTTACCTTGATTTTAAAGGGGAAACTTGTTTTCACTGTTCCTTTGAGGAAAATTTTTTTGATTTTATTTATTTTGCAAAAGAAAGAGGTATAAATTTAGATCCTATTAAAATTGAAAGTAACATAGGTCATTTAATTGCAAAAGTAAGAAAAACTTAATAAAATTAAAGATGGATAAACTCAAAATTCTCCTTGTTAATGATGATGGAATAGAGGCAGAGGGTTTAAGAAGGGCTTTAAAGATTTTAAAGAATTTTGGGGAAGTTATTGTTGTAGCTCCATCAGAAGAAAGATCGGGTTCAAGCCATTCAATTTCTTTAAGGAAAAATATAAAAGTTAATAAAATAAGGGAAAATTTTTATTCTGTTGATGGAACCCCTGTAGATTGTGTTTTAGTTGCTATGGAAGCAATTTTAGAGGAGAAACCTCAACTTCTTGTTTCGGGAATAAATTATGGATTTAATCTTGGGGAGGATACATTTTATTCAGGGACTCTTGCAGCTGCAAGGGAAGGTTATCTTTATGATCTTCCTTCAATAGCCTTTTCAGTTGGTCCATATAATGAGCCTTGTTATGAAGGAGGTGAATATTATCTTGATTTAATTTTAAGAAAAATAATTGAGAGTAAAGTTTACAAAAATAAATTTTTATTAAATATAAACTTATATGATTTAAAAATTGAAGAAATAAAGGGAATTAAGGTTACAAAACTTGGGAAAAGACACTATTTAAATCCAATTGAGAAAGTTGATGAAAATATTTACAAAATTGGTGGTAAATTGAGACTAATTCCTGAGGAGGGAACAGATGTAAAGGCTGTTCTTGAGCATTTTGTGAGTGTAACTCCTTTAACACTTGATACAACTGATATAGAGTTAATAAAAAAATTAAAAAAAATACTTGAATAAAAAATTAGGAGAACTTTTAGAAAGGTTCAATAGCAAAAATGATCCTTTTTATAATTTAAGAA
The nucleotide sequence above comes from candidate division WOR-3 bacterium. Encoded proteins:
- the sfsA gene encoding DNA/RNA nuclease SfsA, with protein sequence MPEKGKFLRRINRFVTFVEFKKKKVKAYLANSGRLKEVLTEGAECLLEKGKGKIPYKLIAVKKDDVWVSVDSHLPNKFFYELYKRKEIDFLRKARFLSREFKIDGERIDFLFIRGKKRIFLEIKSCTLVEQGIAIFPDAPTIRGKRHLDLLSKLKENGDDAYIVFIVQRKDAKSFAPNSFTHFDFSKSLYRAMEKGVKVYLIVANFNDKKMKLEKIFIRKLDIFEILVNEYHLWRYPEVFIDYKKLKKNSFYLDFKGETCFHCSFEENFFDFIYFAKERGINLDPIKIESNIGHLIAKVRKT
- a CDS encoding flippase-like domain-containing protein encodes the protein MKIVEREKVKKGIRLLFLIFFISFIFVFFHSFSKLDIQYFKNIKIFFLFLLILSSLFYIIFAGLSISFASFSFNKKVNPSFSIEILLSGYFLASITPFGSGGLPYQLFLLSRKKLSLGEGTFILYIFAFFKYLFLFSSLVLNLKFLTINKNAYIRMIFSYIILLIILMFIILLFLFIFPEEKLKFFPLKFEGNFKKILFFLFNELFNFKRVFIVFLKNPNYFLLSLLFAFKSFLSLVLIIPLIFFALGVKIEFFKIFLVSSFIYVLLLFSPSPGGIGYAEIISFFLISKNLESSLIPLIVFLWRFFSFYIFAFSGAFFILWRISKWKL
- a CDS encoding transcriptional repressor, which gives rise to MKKDFQEKLEVLRKKGYFLTSSRLMILEYLSESTSHPTADEIYNALKDRLPSLSKATVYNTLKLFIELGVAREIKVERDKSRFEAKTDPHIHFTCVKCGTVYDIEKKDIVKFPKNIENHKVMFGDLLLYGICSSCQKKESF
- a CDS encoding glycerol-3-phosphate acyltransferase, giving the protein METLIFSLTGYLIGSIPFSYIIGKLKGVDIRKVGTFNVGGSNVSRTLGFKYGFLAFILDFLKGVISALIPKFLGFAPFYSFLSGFAASFGHAYPIFLKFQGGRGIATSLGFLLILFPKETLIFLLIFSPLFFIKEVALYIIIFIFSISLYIFLKFREFSFLPLIFFIFIVYRRVQFVYGDLKSGRGFLKSFINRFLFDAPEKRKF
- the surE gene encoding 5'/3'-nucleotidase SurE, which translates into the protein MDKLKILLVNDDGIEAEGLRRALKILKNFGEVIVVAPSEERSGSSHSISLRKNIKVNKIRENFYSVDGTPVDCVLVAMEAILEEKPQLLVSGINYGFNLGEDTFYSGTLAAAREGYLYDLPSIAFSVGPYNEPCYEGGEYYLDLILRKIIESKVYKNKFLLNINLYDLKIEEIKGIKVTKLGKRHYLNPIEKVDENIYKIGGKLRLIPEEGTDVKAVLEHFVSVTPLTLDTTDIELIKKLKKILE